A window of Lepidochelys kempii isolate rLepKem1 chromosome 1, rLepKem1.hap2, whole genome shotgun sequence contains these coding sequences:
- the LOC140899889 gene encoding uncharacterized protein has product MQSSSAQVTMMESQNRKRAPAWTEREVRDLIAVWGEESVLSELRSSFRNAKTFVKISQGMKDRGHNRDPKQCRVKLKELRQAYQKTREANSRSGSEPQTCRFYDELHAILGGSATTTPAVLFDSFNGDGGNTEAGFGDEEDDDEEEVVDSSQQASGETGFPDSQELFLTLDLEPVPPEPTQGCLLDPAGGEGTSAACVSMITGSSPSQRLVKLRKKKKRTRDEMFSELMLSSHTDRAQTNAWRQIMPECRKAQNDREERWRAEESKWRAEDRAEAQMWRQRDERRQDSMLRLLQDQTSMLQCMVELQQRQLEHRLPLLPLCNQPPSSPSSIASTPRRPRMRVTMEMAAIAEINAV; this is encoded by the exons atgcagagctcatcagcacaggtgaccatgatggagtcccagaatcgcaaaagagctccagcatggaccgaacgggaggtacgggatctgatcgctgtttggggagaggaatccgtgctatcagaactacgttccagttttcgaaatgccaaaacctttgtcaaaatctcccagggcatgaaggacagaggccataacagggacccgaagcagtgccgcgtgaaactgaaggagctgaggcaagcctaccagaaaaccagagaggcgaacagccgctctgggtcagagccccaaacatgccgcttctatgatgagctgcatgccattttagggggttcagccaccactaccccagccgtgttgtttgactccttcaatggagatggaggcaatacagaagcaggttttggggacgaagaagatgatgatgaggaggaggttgtagatagctcacagcaagcaagcggagaaaccggttttcccgacagccaggaactgtttctcaccctagacctggagccagtaccccctgaacccacccaaggctgcctcctggacccagcaggcggagaagggacctctg ctgcatgtgtttcaatgatcacaggatcttctccttcccagaggctagtgaagcttagaaagaaaaaaaaacgcactcgcgatgaaatgttctccgagctcatgctgtcctcccacactgacagagcacagacgaatgcgtggaggcaaataatgccagagtgcaggaaagcacaaaatgaccgggaggagaggtggcgggctgaagagagtaagtggcgggctgaagacagggctgaagctcaaatgtggcggcagcgtgatgagaggaggcaggattcaatgctgaggctgctgcaggaccaaaccagtatgctccagtgtatggttgagctgcagcaaaggcagctggagcacagactgccactgctgcccctctgtaaccaaccgccctcctccccaagttccatagcctctacacccagacgcccaagaatgcg